In the Chaetodon trifascialis isolate fChaTrf1 chromosome 12, fChaTrf1.hap1, whole genome shotgun sequence genome, GATAACGTAACCTTCAGCCTGGGACAGACGGGGGAACAAAGACGCAGAAGTTGTGTCAAACAGAGAAGTGGGCAGAGAGCCCAGAGACAGAGTGTGCGGTGGTTTGAGCTTGATGTTTTTCCATCAGACGCGTGGACCGCGAGGCCTTCACCGCGTCCCCGTGGTGTTGTGTTTGGCTCGCTTTTTGCGCATGTTCAGCAGTCGCTGCAGACATGCTGATTCAGTCATCCAGTCGCTAAATATATTCTGCAAGCACATTTCCTAAATCTGAGTAATTCCTTCCAGCCTCTGGCCTACTTTTAAACATCAGCGCCATCCTGTTACTGTGCAAGCAGACAGGTGGGAAGAGGGAAATGCTTGTTCACATGTAGTGAAACACTTCTGTGCACACTGCTGCTCTAATCATTAAAAGTGAGTCCTTCAGTGTTTAGAAAGAGtccaaaatgaacagaaagaacACAAAACTCAAAGAATAAATATCAAGCATCTTTGACCGTGTGTGAGGCAGCGCCTGTCGGTCTGGACACTCACCACGGGGATGACGTGGGTGACGCCGTCTCCACTGTCGATGACGGTGCCCGTCAGCGtcctctcccccacctgtcTGGACGTCCAGGAGGCGGCTAGAGCCAGcacagcctgacacacacacacacacacacacacacacacagaagagtcATACTGACAGCTGATAACAGAATTAGGAGTCAGATGAGAGAATTATGTGAGGGTATCCGGAGACCCGGCATATCTCACCTGCACAGCAATGTACAGCCCCGGCACATTGAAGGACTCGAACATGATCTCGGCTGTGTACTCTCGGTTTTCTGGTGTGTTCAGAGGAGGCTCTGTCTGCAAACAGACGATacacagcacagaggcactgTACAGTTAGCCTGTACTGCCTAAAAATGTCCATCAAGAGCCTGAATCCGACTGACCACGCTTTAAGGCTCTTACCAGGAGGAAGTAGTGGTCCTCAGGCTCAGCCCTCAGGTACTTAAAGATGATCTGCTCCATGAAGCGCTCCATTAGGTCCCAGTCCTCCACAATCCCGTGACGGATTGGCCACTGTGGGTGCAAgagttcagccaatcagaacacaGCATGtgagacacactgacaacatcaCTTCCTTCCACTGTATTCAGTCTGGCTTCCTGTCTGTATGGTTTCTGTAGCCGTCCATGTTTCTGTGAGATCACTGCACAGCTGACCTCTCAGCTAGGTCTGGATGAAAATATGGGCTATCAGAGACCAGTGAGAGCTGCTGTGCACAGTTGATTCCCACACTGTGTTTGACTCTGGTCAAGTATCTCCATCCTTGTTTggggagaagaaaaacagacgCTCACCGCTGCAGCAAACATGGTGGGAAAGTCTCTAAACGCTTCACATGTATGAGGAGCTGAAACGCATCAAACATGGTGATCGCTTCGCCAGCCACTCCCGTGGGCGTGTGGAGCCGTCAGGGTCGCGTACCTTAGTGGAATATGTGGGCTTGTCTACTGCTTCATCTCCGATGTAGAAGTCCAAGTCATCCACCCCCTTCATCATCCTCCGCTGGGCCTGGTCTCCGACCTTGGCTGACTCTTTGATGGCGATACCTAACAAGAACAACAGGGAGGATCAACTCGCTTACAAAGCAGTGCACATTTTATTGAGAAACAAGTTAAGATGATCATTATTTCTGAACGTTTTACAACTGTTTTACAACAGCTGCCGGCTGGCGTGAGGGACAGTCAACACACAGCGAAACACTCACATGATGGAACGATGAACTGCGGCTCTGTGTTCCCTGCATACCCCAGTTTGGTGTAACTGCAAGAGAAAAGCGTCACATGTCATTAAAGAGTCACTGCAAGTTCACGATAACGCCAACCACCTGCGGCGCTGCATTTGTATGCATGAAAGTTTACTTCGGTGGAGATTATTTTTGGCCGCTATCTCCAATGCTATCGTTTTGATCAATGCCGTCACTGTCCTTCGGCGGCTGGTCGGGAGCCAAAAGCAGCGGCAGCTCTGGAGTTTGCTAATGGGAGGCCGTTAAAGGAGCCATTCATGTCACATTGGGAAACTGAAGACTATTCATATTTGTCccagggggggaaaaaaagatcaCTTCTGCATAAACTGACCATCCTTAATATAAACTAGCTCTGACCtcaacactgctgctttctttACTGCCTGTGTCTgaaaaactgaaccaaacaggGAAGTTGtatgaataaaaaatgatgcAAGAGGTTTCCAAAAGTCATTATGACTGAGACACATAAGCAACACTTCCACCTACATGCTCATATAACATTTGGTTTGGACTCCTTCAGCAGGAGCATCAAAGACTttccagcctcctctctgcatcAAGGCTGCTTTGCGGGGCACATGCTAACCAGATGTAGTCCTGACTGGGGTCGGCCCAGACAGGACTCCCGTACTTCCTGCACACAGGGCCCAAGGGACTGATAGAGGACACTGCTGACGGCTGCCAAAGCACTGTGGGCATAATAGGCCACATCCTGGTCATAACAGTGGCTCCTTTGAATCTcactttacaaaaaagaagCAGGAAGGGCCACATCAGCAGTGTAGAAATGAGCAAACTTGGTCTCGAACGGTCTAAAATGTGAGTTATAACGACAGTCTAAGTCTTTGGTTTGTTCGTCTGCTAAAGTATTAACCAATAACTTCTCAGATTCACCTACGACATGTTTACGAAGGCTTTTATGTTTCCTGTCCTGAACACCAACGATGGATTTAGTTTCTGCAGACGTTTGTgtagaataaaaacagaaaggaagcaTAAATGTAAGATTAAGAAACAGCACTCCTGAAGTGCAAAACACTTGAGcagtcatttctttttcaccaGATGTCATTTTTATGACCACACAACATGGGCAAATTCCACTTTCTATGGCTTCTCTGAGAGTTAAAAGCTTAATCATACTGATTAAAGGCTAGCCTTTATTATCCCTGCAGAATATGCCCCAACCCTGAGCGGATGAGTCGAGCTAAATTTAATAAacataatgcaaaaaaaaaggtgaaattttaatgtgaaacataaaaacaggtgcCTTGATTTCtatctgaagaaaaaaagatgaacacTTTGCTCCTCAGTGTGTTGGACAGAgcatgtgtgctgcatgtgtgtgtgttcagctcaaagacaaaaaccaaagtCTGCTCCCCAGCTGAACAGATACTCACAACCTGCATACATTAATGTCCTGTGTCAAATAATGTCACGCTACTGTTATGTGACCTGACACTTCCTGACGCGCGCACAACCACCACTACCTGCTTCTTCTGCTTCAGGCGAGCTGAAAACAGAGTGGATGTGTGAAAAAAGTTAGATAATCTAATCTGGCAGCTTCACCTGGCTGTCAAACACAGCACCTACAGAGCTGCCAATGTTGGTTTTTCAAGGCAGAAGCAGGAGAACAAACACGGCGGGATCACACAATAGGTCGTGTTCAAATCAGGAGAAAACTGGAGGAAAGAGCTGGCAGGACCACTGTGTGCAGCGTtactgacaaacagcagcacaacgTCTTTCAAACCGTCGATTTCTAAGGTCTACATTTACACTGCCttgtaaaaaaagagaaattcttCCTCTGGTGACTTGCTGTGTCCTCTCATGTCATGTCTCTGGGCTTCAAACAGGCCTGTATGCAGGAGTTTGGTCACTGCTGCCACTAAACGCCAGAACTGCTTCGACAAACTGGACAAATAAACGAACACTTATGATCCTTTAAACCTGTAAAGCAACGCGTCAGTGTGCTTTTATCTTGATCGagccacagtatgttcagtGAAAAGCCTGATAAATCCTCAACCTGCCCTgcaacaaacagcacacagacgcgTTCAGGGAGCAGCTGGTCAACATGGTGGAGCATATAAAGCCAGATCgttctgcaggctgcagagggaCTAAAAAGAGAGCGAATGTCGGACTTACATCATTTAATGCAACTTTACATAAATTTGGTTGATACTTTCAAACTTAAAAAGAAATAGCATGATAGTGGGCAAATACTCACATATGTTTTGCATATTTATGGGTCAATACTGTCATTTAACTTTAAAAACGTCAGAAATCAGCCTATCAAAGCTGTCTGCCTTTGCAACTCATTGCTTTGTTTCAACGTAAAATGCATCTGCTTGCTTTTATTTTCGTCGTTCGCAGCAGCGGAGCTGAGAACACCTTCATACCACAGAACAGTCCCAGCTTGTCTACCTCAGCCTGCCTCAACAAGCACCACGAACAACAACACATGTCTGACTGTGGACATCATCGCGCCGGACAGCTGGACAACAACCGGCTGAACGGCAACTGGAGGAAACCATTTCTGCCAAATGATTATATGttggtatttttatttttgaggaATCTCACACGTTGTTATCTTCAGCTCAATGAAGCATCTACTTTCTGGCAAACGTCTGTTGTCTGTAATGTAGTTTTAACTCCCCTTGTGGTTTAATATACACCCACATACATAATAAATACCCACGCTGGCCGAGGCTCGTTAATGAATGCTGcctcatgtttgttttggacGGATGAAAAATGACTCCACCCAAGCCGTCCACTGCACCAAGCTGCAACACCTGAGGCTGTTCTGCTACTGAAGCTCAGAAGACAACCGAACCAGGACTACACCCAAATCTGGACGTGACTGTGGTTCTTACATTGCATGGTCAAGTCGTCTTTTCTAATAATAGCAGCCAGGCCATTAAGAGGGTCTGTGGTTAAAGGAAGCGGAGTTGTCATTGTTTGGACATCATGAGCATGACTCAGAGACAGCTGCTGAACTCCCTCAACACATCTGCCGACAGCTGGTACTCTCTGGTCTTAGCTTGTCAAAGTTTCCACTTAATTCAATGAATCAGGAGCCAGACCTCAGCCTAAACTGCGACTTTGGGACCAAGCGTTATTTCTGCAGATGAACAAAAAGGCCTGTGGTCACTGATTTTGGAGCATATGTGTTATGACTGTAAGGCTTGGCCAGAATGCAGAAGCCATCTGCTCGACGAGGAGAAACAGGCTAACCTCATTCTcagctgcactttccttcactgtccCAGCAAAGATCAGAAGCAGCAGACTGGTTAACAGCCTGAAGGGAGGGGGGACGAGCGGGGAGGTATGCAACCGAGGAGTGACGAGTTCAAGCCTCTGCATGCAAGCAATGCAAAGCACTTTTAGCCCCTGATAATAACTGAGCATACCTAACATGCTGAGAAGTGTTATTTGGACAAATCTGCCCTGGTTAAAAGACTTTTTCCTCAAAGTGAGacgcaggcagagagaggggtgCACACAATGACTGCATGGGTTGCAAAATAATACAGTTAAATAATTCAAGAATAGCCTTCAAGTGGTTCAAATCTTCatttaaaaagaggaaacagaggtgAAATCAGCAGGAAAGGAGGCGTTCAATGATCaatacaaacactgctgcaggagctcaggCATCATCTGGCCCTGTGCGATGTGGTCTGCCCTTTATAAAAATGCTGATAACGCAGATTCTTATTAGGTCAGTACAGTGGAGACGGTCTGGTTTGGGAAATAATCGGTAGCCcggcaaagaaaagaaattagaGAAGTTAATCAAAAAAGCATGTTCGGATGCCGAGAAACGACCATATATGGACTAAAAAGCGTGAATGAGGAAGTGTAGGCTGAATAGGAAGTAGTATTGCGCCTGCTCAAATCCAGACTAACGGGCAAAAAGATTTATGAATAGCACAAGCTAAAGTCACGGCTGTCTTCACGGGACACTTATTAATGTGGAAAATCTGGTAAATTAAGAGTGTTTGAGCATATCGGCCATGACGGCCTGCCCgctccaaatgaatgaaagcagctgTGACGGAAGCCTTCCTCACTCAGGTTTCGGTCTTGcaacagctagcctgctccTAAAGCGACAGTCCTTCgacaggaagaaaacacagtctGGTGATGAAACCCTGATAATGACGAAACTAGCTAACGAGCAGGGAAACGAACGTGAAAAATACACGGTGACCGCGCACTCCAGAGCGGCTCAAATGTCCTGACCGGGTTTATCTCGGAGCTCAGCCGGGAGAGATTAATGTGTCACAGTTAGCTGGCTTAGCTTAGTtcgttagcatgttagctcgCTGGCTAGCTGTCTGCATATAgcttacacagacacacacacacccagttgCCGCTGCTACTGACACTGACAGTCCCTAACCGTTCTCGGTGACACCCGAGCCCCCTGTCTGCACGGCGCTCCGGTTTGAACAGCTTACCCTGTGCCGCAGTCGACAACACACGCCGGTAACCGTCCAGCCATCGCTCCCCGGGTCTCTGCGGTTTAGAAACGGTTAAATTTGACGGACAGCAGGCTGTGTCGGCTGGAGGAACTGGCAAGCCGTCCACAGGCGGAACCCTGAGCCCGCACAGTGCCGTTTCCACTTCCGCACTCGGCTTCTGGCAGCTAGGGAGAGGCAAGATGGCGGAGGCCGGGTAGAGCGACGCAGGCAGGGcagagcagctgtcaatcaccgCGAGAGGGCGTGCCAGTTTACATAAAGTCAACCATGAACCATGAACCATGAACCATGAACCATGAAGAAGAAACTACTGTTGAAATCCTCCGTATTAATACAAAccatatgttttattttatttctgtactATTTTTAATAAGATGTTCTCCTTTTCTAACATGAAAAATATATCATTATCTTTTCTGAATTAAAGAACGAATTAATATTAGAATTAAtgatataatataaaatatgtattgGATATTTCATGGCTATTTATTTACATTAACCTCTGATCAAAAAGTATATTTTAAATGGGCACTGAAAACCAATTGTTGcaattattatgattatttgcATTagtattagattagattagactttattgtcatcatcagagtgcaacacagaggcAATGAAGTGCAGTGATTATGATTATAGtacaatatattaaaaatatataaaatatggtGGCTGTGCTGCCACTGTATACCGAAAGaagtgtaataataataaatatcaataaaataaaattagatattAATTGAccataaagaaataaatgtcgAACCGATTTTATCCTAATTTGAAAAGTTAAAAAGatattaaaataatcaaaaatacTAGTATGGACTGTAAAATCTGTCTTTACTCCAGGTCGGTAGGTGGCAGTAATGCTCCTGTAACCTACATTTCACTCCATCCGGGGCGGGTGCAGCTGAACCAACGAAGAAGAACATAAACAATCTGTGACCGAGAGCTGCGATTATCAGACCAACTGGCGTGAAGCGAACATATTATGGTAGATAACCTGAGTTTACTCTGCAGACTATGACTCACTTTCGGGGCCAGATACGGGGGCCACACTGGGGGCCTACGATGGACAACATGCTGATAGATTTCTGGCGCAAACACGAGTGTCTTTTTAATTCCTCTGTTGATGCTTACTACGACAAGGATTTGAAGACAAAGCTGTGGAGCGAGTTCGCTTTGTCCATCGGGAAGCCTGGTAAGCCTGGACCATGAAcggtgagacacagagaggacttTAATTCATGTCTCATGTGAAAAACCTGAGATATGAACCACCTGAACTCTGTTTATGGAGGAGGGTTTGACTGACATGATGCTGAATTACCTCTTGGTGCTTCTTGGtctttcatcacattttcacgGTTTCCTTGCAGTGTCTGATGTCGAGAGACGGTCGAGGTCGCTGCGGACTCAGTACGGGAGGGTGCTGTGGCATCCAGAGAGGGTCAGCACAGTCCAGCAGAAGATGCTCAGGGAGAAGCTGGATTTCTTGAGGCCTTACATCGTTCGCAGGCGAGGTGATTCGTATCTGGTGAGTTGAAGCTAATGCAAGCGATCCTGCTGGTGCTTCCCTGCAGATGTCttatttttgtttactttttgcaGGAGGAGAAGTTTGATGATCAGGAAGAGGACGATGAGGAGACTGAAGGAAGCCTTGACCAGGAGATGGGAAGCTCATTCGGCAGCCCGCTGGATGCTGATGTGACGGGGCAAGATCTAGATGATGAACCCCAGTCTGCCTCCACCCCGAACCCTGCTCCCCTGCATTGTCCAAACCCTCAGCTTCAGGTTACAGACGTCATGTCTTTGAGCTGTCCACAACATCACAGAGACGAGGGTTCCACCGATCAGCCtgagcaaacagcaaacacacccAAGCACGACATACTAAACCACTTTGCAGAGGTCATGTTGGCAGATATGCGTCAAATTAAAAACCCTGTGGTGCTCATGAGACTTCGCCGAGACATCACCGACCTGGTGTTCAAAGCGGTGGAGGAGGACGTGCAGAGACAATGCGTTCAAGTGCCGCCTGTGCCCAAAGCGGGGGAGAGTGTGCAGTTACTGAGCTGCTCCGAGCCCCAGCAGGCGAGTTCACAGACAAACTACTCTTGGAGGCAGAGGTTTATGATGAGGAAGAGCAACGGCTGCGAGACTGGAAGGAGGATGCAGAGATGGGAGGAGATGAGGCACATGAGGAGGAGGTCCAGGAGTCGGTTATCGCAGCCCAACCATCAAGGCCAAGCACAGGGGGGGATGAGTGAAAACAGCCCTCAGGTTATTATTCAGGCGTCTGACATCAAACGAGAGACAGAGCCACACATGGTCAAGATTGAGGAGGAGATATTTCCACTGGCTTGACAGTTTAGATGCCAACATTTGTCCTGATCAGTCACCTCAGTCAGTAAGTGGAGGTTTGGAGACTTCTTAAGACTTGGGACAATTGAAAATACTCAGAAAATGATGACTTTGACATCTGTATCGCCTTAGCACTCAGTAGCACTTTGTGGATCTCAAAAGATCAATGAAGCAGATGAGATCAGACATTAAATTTTttgtcttgttgctgtttttcaggtgaGTTTATGTCCAAAAGCAAAagatcacattgtgttttattgatgttttacacGGCATCTCAACCTTTTTGGAATCACCGTTGTAAAATAGATTGTTACCAGAGGACTCAAGGACCTTAAAGTAAAAACCAAGGAGTGCATGTAACATcgcaaatgaaagcagaggctCTTCTGCCTATGGTAATATCCTCAAACCTTACATGTACTAACTGTCGTGCCTTACCATAGAATACACCTGGGCACTACTAAGAGACGCTAATTAATTCAGtgttactgttttggttttgattcCTTCGTTTTTCattgtgctctgtctctgtgtggtgtTTTCAGCCATACTGGGAGGCCTACTGGCATTGGCGTTGTTTGACATTCACATTGATGACATAAGACATAGTTTAACATGTTTCATGAATTATTTGCATGTTGACGCTTACCCCTCACCCCCTCCTATTTTTGTCTCCTTCCTACACTTCTGTTCTGGTTCCAGTCCCAACTTGTGAAACTGAGGCGGAGGAGTCCATCCTCATTCGTAGAGAGGGGTGGCAGTGGACTGTGCCAAGTGTGATTGAAAGGAGGGGGGTCCAAATTGATTCATGTTGGTACATGTTTATGATAATGTAATAATGGTCATATTGAATTGGACCTGTGGTGTTTTGGTGTGTTAATTGAAAACTAattctgttttgtctctgtagGAGTGGCTAACAGTATATAGGCAGCCAGACTGACTGTCAAGTAAAAGAAATCAGttcataaatgcatttcatgtattgttcatgtattcattcatatgaataaaatgcatatttttgtttagtgtattgtgggtatgtaacatgacaatacaatggaatctGATATTTCTTGTCAAATGTTTAAGaataaataattttgtcaacatCTGAATAACTCATGTTGACAGGGGAACAATTGTTTCCgaactgttgcagtgttttaacaaggtGAGGGGCGGTGGACGTGCTCGTGATACGGCACTGGCATGACCCCAGCTCAGGTAGCAACAACATCCATGAGCAACAGTAAgtagtctgtttctttgttttgtcaaaattaatATTAGTTGGTAGTAATGtaagccattgttaatgtttttttcttttattagaTGACCTTTGGCATCTGCTGGACACAGCAGTGGATCACAGtagaaggagctgcagcagatgccACAGTGGAAGTGGATCATTATTCAGCAGAGGTGAACCTGGAGTAGACAGAAACACCAACAtctccaccttcaccagctgGTTCTCgtgtttttatgttgtcctGCGTCTTCTGTTCCATGTGAAAGAGTATTTTCAAACGCTGGACAGATTGTTTCTACGAAGAGGAACCGTCTGAGCCCCAACACTGTTAAAAAACTTCTGTTTCTAAATAAAAACCAGAGAGCATTCTCATCCACCACCCAATGAAGCAGTATTTCCTGTGTCCCACATCCCTGCactaagcacaaaaacacagttttatttgTGGTGTTCATACAGGCATCTGTAATCCAAAAATGATTTTAACGCATAAACACGGGCGTGTGAGAGAACTGTGACAAAGATTAATTATATAAAATCACAGACAAAGTGTCCACTCAGGTGGTGAGCAAAATTAGTTTGATTTCTTTGCACAGCAGGTGTCACTAGTGAGACCTGAATGAAGCTTCTGGCAAACCAACGGCCTGCGAAGCTTCAGCGCTTCAGGAAGCCTCAGTTTGCCGTCACTGTTCAGGAAGTCACAGTCTGTCCGGATCCTCTGCTTTCACACATTAGTGCCATCACCTTTTTCCTTCTAAGAAATAGTTTTCCAAAATGATTTTTCTCTTACagtctgaaaaatgaatcattatCCCACAgtaacacaataataataatgatgatgctgAACTTTATTTGTATGGCACCTTTTATGCAGGAGTTGCTGCTCAAAGTTCTTTACAAGAAAGAAGTCACATGCACCAAATGGACATGAAAACAGGTTAAAAtgtagataagataagatggaGACATATAAAGACGAtatagaaatgtgtgtgaaagccTCAGTGGGGTTTGACATTTAGAAACAGTTGAGGACTCCAGTGGCGTCACTGCAGTAATATaatgatggagaaaatgattcACAAAAGATCTTTTCTCTGTCGCAACATCATCATCTGTCAGCTCAGACAGGTGAGATCAGGTGCGATCTTTTGATCTGATTTACTTAATACTGACCGTTCATACATCGGaacaatgaaattaaatcagAATTGAGGAGATGCTGTAATTTACTCAGACTTAAGGTGGCGGTATTGCGTAAATGCATTGTTTGCCAACTGCCATAAGAtgtcaagaagaagaagacgtcAACGAGCGAATGCGAAGAAGAAGAGCCAATTCCAGCTTGTCAATGGAAACTGAAAGCAGTCTCGGCCACTTGACAAGGTGGGCAGCTGCAGATATCCCTTCATGGCAAACATTTTATACAGATTAAAAGCAAGTTGTCTGTGTTATTCAGCTCATGGTTGATGTTTGCGTGCCGTCAGCTGCCTTCCCATGTTATAAACAAGGCGCAGCTTCAGGAGGACGAGCAACGTTCGTTAGCCACCGTTAGCTAACCAACGTTAATGTAGCTTTGACACAGCCCGGGAGATTTTGTTTAGGTGTTAAGGTCATTAAACCACTAATGGTGCGTTACAAAGAACAGGCAGTCGTTCTTTTTATGAAATAGCGCAGCTGTAGGCAAACAGCATTAGCAGTAATATTGTTAGGCTAACATTAGAGCTAGCTTAATCTAGCTAGTAGCCGGATTCTGGTTTGTAACAGCCGTTGTCAGTAACGCTGAAGCAGTATTCCGTTCATTAAATGTCCAGTTAAGATATTCTAGCATTTTGCTTATTTGCAGGTCCGTGTCTCATGAAAGCTTCACTGGATGTTATTCGTTCATTAATTCGGCATATTTGTGACCCattatacatgtatatatatcaCTTAATTGAGACGTTTTCAAGTGTTTCACCAATAATTAAGCatgtaactttattttattaggAGCTGTTTGTTAAATGGAGTTTTGCCCAGCTGAAAATTAAGAACAGGGTGTGTACAGAAGATGTTAATAAGACATGAATGTATTCATAATTTACAGGCTCCATCGACTGAGTGACTGATCCCAGCCAGAAGCAGAACAGCCTCCAGTCTGAGAACAACAGGTGAAGCAGGTGTGGACACCTACGGAGTCAGGAGGAGGACCGCTTCACCTGCGCAGAGAAGCATCacaggaaaagaaggagagcaCTGCAGATGGCTGGCTTCCTGGATAACTTCCGCTGGCCAGAGTGGGAGTGCATCGActggggggagaggaggaacgCGGTGGCGTCTATTGCCGCTGGAGTTCTGGTCAGTGGGTCAAACAGAGGACGCAGAGTGTCTGAATGAGTGACGCCAGAAATATCAGAGGAATTGGGGATTAGACCTTATCTGTCATTAATTATTTATTGACAGCAGACACGGTTGTTCTTTTATGAGAAATATAACTGCACTGCTGTGTTAGATGGCTCTGCTGAACAGTAATATTAGTATTAATAGTACACAGAAGATGCAGCACTTTGAGTCGACTCTTTAATGCCTACAATCATCAGGTTGCTGCCACCGTGTTTATTGTAGGAGTCTGTGTCATGGGGAtgtccactcacacacacacacacacacacacacacacacacacacacacacacacacacacacacacacacactcttcctctgtcatcCTGCTGGCGTTGTTTTGAAGTAGAAGCTAATGTTCGTAAATTgttcacacacagtgaatcaCAGCTTGTTACCCAGAACTATTTTATCGGAATCCATACTAACAATGTACCCGGCACCACTTAAATGAGCAGCCATCTGATTGGCCAGCAGCCAGTGCTTATGGGAAGTTCTGGCTCTAGCTATGAGTCGTGTGGATTTGACATTTCTAGATTGACTAACAGCAGTTTATGAATGAGTCAGAGATGCAGACGCAGGATAACCATCCGGCATCCGTTTCCTGTTGGCCTCGTTTAGCAGCTTTATTGAGAATACGACGGCATCTATTTTTGAAGCGACATCTTCATGTGAAAATGACGTGCGCCAACGTTGTAGAGGCGTTTGTCCACAGTGAAACTCGCTgaatgtcttcttcttcttctttcagttGGTAAACAGTGCAGCGTTTCTCAGTACGCTGGGATGGCATCGTACAGAGGCCGATTACTCCTCATTAATCTGTGAGCAGGTCTTCCTCACTGCTGTTCCAGGACCAGCGTGTTCTCTGCAGCATCGATCATAAGATGCTTTAGGACTCTGCCATCTGTAGTCCTCCATCTCTCAGCTGCCTCACATCTCAGCTCTGTGCTCTCTGTTCTCAGTTCTTCACCGGCTGGTGGATCATGATTGACGCCGCCGTGACGTATCCATCCCAGGAGGAGATGAACCACGCCTTCCACACGTGTGGCGTCTTCTCCACCATAGCGTTCTTCATGTAAGTGACATGTCGTGTGTGTTCGTG is a window encoding:
- the LOC139340334 gene encoding uncharacterized protein isoform X1, producing MTHFRGQIRGPHWGPTMDNMLIDFWRKHECLFNSSVDAYYDKDLKTKLWSEFALSIGKPVSDVERRSRSLRTQYGRVLWHPERVSTVQQKMLREKLDFLRPYIVRRRGDSYLEEKFDDQEEDDEETEGSLDQEMGSSFGSPLDADVTGQDLDDEPQSASTPNPAPLHCPNPQLQVTDVMSLSCPQHHRDEGSTDQPEQTANTPKHDILNHFAEVMLADMRQIKNPVVLMRLRRDITDLVFKAVEEDVQRQCVQVPPVPKAGESVQLLSCSEPQQASSQTNYSWRQRFMMRKSNGCETGRRMQRWEEMRHMRRRSRSRLSQPNHQGQAQGGMSENSPQVIIQASDIKRETEPHMVKIEEEIFPLA
- the LOC139340334 gene encoding uncharacterized protein isoform X2; translated protein: MNVSDVERRSRSLRTQYGRVLWHPERVSTVQQKMLREKLDFLRPYIVRRRGDSYLEEKFDDQEEDDEETEGSLDQEMGSSFGSPLDADVTGQDLDDEPQSASTPNPAPLHCPNPQLQVTDVMSLSCPQHHRDEGSTDQPEQTANTPKHDILNHFAEVMLADMRQIKNPVVLMRLRRDITDLVFKAVEEDVQRQCVQVPPVPKAGESVQLLSCSEPQQASSQTNYSWRQRFMMRKSNGCETGRRMQRWEEMRHMRRRSRSRLSQPNHQGQAQGGMSENSPQVIIQASDIKRETEPHMVKIEEEIFPLA